One part of the Vigna radiata var. radiata cultivar VC1973A unplaced genomic scaffold, Vradiata_ver6 scaffold_328, whole genome shotgun sequence genome encodes these proteins:
- the LOC106755501 gene encoding protein NRT1/ PTR FAMILY 5.6: MMKDNLEVKTEEGDEKKWVHDSSVDHKGKVPLRASTGSWKAAFFIIAIETSERLSFFGIATSLVLYLTKVMHHDLKTAARNVNYWSGVTTLMPLFGGFIADSYMGRYTTVLASSIFYLMGLILLTLSWFLPSLKPCDDTGLFTKPRRIHEVVFFLAIYLISFGTGGHKPSLESFGADQFDEDHDEERRQKMSFFNWWNCALCTGLIVGVTLIVYVQDNISWGAADIIFTVVMVFSLIIFVLGRPFYRYRVPTGSPLTPMLQVLVASFSKRKLQHPSDPAQLYEVPKSIGNNKRFLCHTNKLKFLDKAAILVNDGGLVEKQSPWNLASVTKVEETKLIINMIPIWVSTIPFGICVAQTATFFVKQGTTLNRKIGNGFEIPPASIFTVSALGMVVSVAIYDKILVPVLRRVTQNERGINILQRIGFGMVFCIAAMIAAALVERKRLEAVERDPLKGSLTMSIFWLAPQFLIIGFGDGFTLVGLQEYFYDQVPDSMRSLGIAFYLSVMGAASFLSSMLITVVDHMTEKSGKSWFGKDLNSSRLDKFYWLLAAMSTLNLFLFAFLASRFSYKRVQKVVVADCYEDKSDYESVETKV, translated from the exons ATGATGAAGGATAATCTTGAAGTGAAGACTGAAGAGGGTGATGAGAAGAAATGGGTTCATGATTCTTCAGTGGACCACAAAGGCAAGGTTCCACTTCGAGCTTCAACTGGTTCTTGGAAAGCTGCTTTCTTCATTATTG CAATTGAGACCAGCGAGAGGTTGAGCTTCTTTGGAATAGCCACTAGTTTGGTCCTTTACCTCACAAAGGTTATGCATCATGACCTAAAAACAGCAGCAAGAAATGTGAACTACTGGTCTGGTGTCACAACTTTGATGCCACTGTTTGGTGGATTCATAGCTGATTCATACATGGGCCGTTACACCACTGTTCTGGCATCAAGCATTTTCTATCTCATG GGTTTGATTCTCCTAACTTTGTCTTGGTTCCTGCCAAGCTTAAAGCCATGTGATGACACAGGCTTATTCACTAAACCGAGGAGAATTCATGAAGTGGTTTTCTTCCTGGCCATTTACTTAATATCCTTTGGAACTGGAGGGCACAAACCCTCCTTGGAGAGCTTTGGCGCTGACCAATTTGATGAGGATCATGATGAAGAAAGGAGGCAAAAAATGTCCTTTTTCAATTGGTGGAACTGTGCACTATGCACTGGACTTATTGTAGGAGTGACCCTCATTGTTTACGTACAAGACAACATAAGCTGGGGAGCTGCTGATATTATCTTCACAGTGGTCATGGTTTTTTCACTGATCATCTTCGTATTAGGAAGGCCATTCTATCGTTATAGGGTACCCACTGGGAGTCCCTTGACTCCAATGTTGCAGGTTCTTGTTGCTTCCTTTTCCAAAAGAAAGCTTCAACATCCTTCTGATCCTGCTCAATTGTATGAGGTTCCAAAATCTATTGGCAACAACAAAAGATTTCTGTGCCACACTAACAAACTGAA ATTTCTTGACAAGGCAGCGATTCTTGTCAATGATGGAGGTTTAGTTGAGAAGCAGAGTCCTTGGAATCTAGCAAGTGTAACAAAGGTCGAAGAAACGAAGCTTATCATCAACATGATTCCTATTTGGGTATCTACCATACCATTCGGAATATGTGTGGCACAAACTGCTACATTCTTCGTGAAACAAGGTACCACATTGAACAGAAAGATAGGTAACGGGTTTGAGATTCCACCAGCTTCAATCTTCACGGTGTCCGCGTTGGGAATGGTAGTTTCTGTGGCGATATATGACAAGATTCTTGTGCCTGTGTTACGAAGAGTGACACAGAATGAGAGAGGAATCAACATTCTTCAGAGGATTGGTTTCGGAATGGTGTTCTGTATTGCTGCAATGATAGCAGCAGCTTTGGTGGAGAGAAAGAGGCTTGAAGCTGTTGAGAGGGATCCCTTGAAGGGTTCACTGACAATGAGTATATTCTGGTTGGCACCACAGTTTCTCATCATTGGTTTTGGAGATGGATTTACTCTTGTGGGTTTGCAAGAGTACTTTTATGACCAAGTTCCTGACTCAATGAGAAGCCTGGGCATAGCATTTTACCTTAGTGTAATGGGTGCAGCAAGTTTCCTGAGTAGCATGCTTATAACAGTAGTTGACCACATGACAGAGAAGAGTGGCAAGAGTTGGTTTGGGAAGGATTTGAATAGTAGTCGATTGGACAAATTCTATTGGCTACTGGCAGCCATGAGCACACTCAATTTATTCTTGTTTGCGTTTCTTGCCAGTCGATTTTCCTACAAAAGGGTGCAAAAGGTAGTTGTGGCTGATTGCTATGAAGACAAAAGTGATTATGAGAGTGTGGAAACCAAGGTTTAG